A part of Mycolicibacterium sp. TUM20985 genomic DNA contains:
- a CDS encoding crotonase/enoyl-CoA hydratase family protein has translation MADEVLTERQGRTIVITINRPEARNAFNLAVAQGLADAMDELDDTPELSVAIVTGAGGNFCAGMDLKAFMAGEVPSIPGRGIGFTERPPRKPVIAAVEGYALAGGTEIVLATDLVVASKVAKFGIPEVKRGLVAAGGGLLRLPHRIPYQKALELALTGESFTAEQAAQWGFVNVLTEPGEALAGALALAERISANGPLAVAVTKEVIVKSAGWSEDEMWRKQQELIMPVFASKDAMEGATAFAEKRAPNWTGS, from the coding sequence GTGGCCGACGAAGTTCTGACCGAGCGCCAGGGGCGCACGATCGTCATCACCATCAACCGGCCGGAGGCGCGCAACGCCTTCAATCTGGCCGTCGCGCAGGGACTCGCGGACGCGATGGACGAACTCGACGACACGCCTGAGTTATCGGTCGCGATCGTCACGGGGGCCGGTGGCAACTTCTGCGCCGGCATGGATCTCAAGGCGTTCATGGCTGGTGAGGTGCCCTCGATTCCGGGTCGTGGCATCGGTTTCACCGAGCGCCCGCCACGCAAGCCGGTGATCGCCGCCGTGGAGGGTTATGCCCTCGCCGGAGGCACCGAGATCGTGTTGGCGACCGACCTGGTGGTGGCGTCGAAGGTCGCCAAGTTCGGCATCCCCGAGGTCAAGCGGGGCCTGGTGGCGGCCGGTGGCGGATTACTGCGACTGCCGCACCGGATTCCCTACCAGAAGGCGCTCGAGCTCGCGTTGACCGGTGAGAGCTTCACCGCTGAACAGGCCGCCCAGTGGGGATTCGTCAACGTCCTGACCGAACCCGGTGAAGCGCTCGCGGGGGCATTGGCTCTCGCCGAGCGCATTTCGGCCAACGGTCCGCTGGCAGTGGCGGTGACGAAGGAGGTCATCGTCAAGTCCGCCGGGTGGAGCGAAGACGAGATGTGGCGCAAGCAGCAGGAACTCATCATGCCGGTGTTCGCTTCGAAGGACGCCATGGAGGGTGCGACGGCGTTCGCGGAGAAGCGGGCGCCGAACTGGACGGGTTCCTGA
- a CDS encoding TetR/AcrR family transcriptional regulator has product MSKPASTEKRVRRVRGSINPGDIIEGAFELAETVGIDNLSMPLLGRHLGVGVTSIYWYFRKKDDLLNAMTDRALREYVFATPYVEAENWRETLGNHARVMRKTFLANPILCDLILIRSALSPRAAKVGAAAVEKAIENLVEAGLSARDAFDTYSAVSVHVRGSVVLQPLSDKNRSTEEAFDEARIIDAETAPLLAEITAAGHRIGASDEKNFEFGLSCLLDNAERLIEAPPTALGSPALRPRR; this is encoded by the coding sequence GTGTCCAAGCCCGCGTCCACCGAGAAGCGCGTCCGCCGGGTGCGTGGCTCCATCAATCCCGGCGACATCATCGAGGGCGCTTTCGAACTCGCCGAGACGGTCGGGATCGACAACCTCAGCATGCCATTGCTGGGCAGGCATCTCGGCGTGGGCGTGACGAGCATCTACTGGTACTTCCGCAAGAAGGACGATCTGCTCAACGCCATGACCGACCGCGCACTCAGGGAATACGTGTTCGCGACCCCCTACGTCGAGGCCGAGAACTGGCGCGAGACGCTCGGCAACCATGCCCGCGTGATGCGAAAGACGTTCCTGGCCAACCCCATTCTGTGCGATCTGATCCTCATCCGCTCGGCCCTCAGCCCGCGGGCCGCCAAGGTCGGCGCCGCCGCCGTCGAGAAGGCGATCGAGAACCTGGTCGAAGCGGGGCTGTCCGCACGGGACGCCTTCGACACCTACTCGGCCGTCTCGGTGCACGTCCGCGGATCCGTGGTCCTGCAACCCCTCTCCGACAAGAACCGATCCACCGAGGAGGCGTTCGACGAAGCTCGGATCATCGACGCCGAGACCGCGCCGCTGCTGGCCGAGATCACCGCGGCGGGCCACCGGATCGGTGCCTCCGACGAGAAGAACTTCGAGTTCGGCCTCTCCTGCCTGCTGGACAACGCCGAACGCCTGATCGAGGCGCCGCCGACAGCCCTGGGATCTCCAGCCCTTAGACCTCGACGATGA